A window of the Enterobacteriaceae bacterium 4M9 genome harbors these coding sequences:
- the npr gene encoding PTS phosphocarrier protein NPr gives MTVRQTVEITNRLGMHARPAMKLFELVQSFDAEVLLRNEGGTEAEASSVIALLMLDSAQGGHIEVEASGPQEQEALDAVVALFNAGFDED, from the coding sequence ATGACCGTCAGACAAACCGTCGAAATCACCAACCGGCTGGGCATGCATGCCCGCCCGGCTATGAAGCTGTTCGAACTGGTGCAAAGTTTTGATGCGGAAGTGCTGCTACGTAACGAAGGCGGCACCGAAGCCGAAGCCAGCAGCGTGATTGCGCTGCTGATGCTGGACTCGGCGCAAGGCGGGCATATTGAAGTAGAAGCAAGCGGCCCGCAGGAGCAAGAGGCGCTCGACGCGGTTGTCGCACTATTTAACGCCGGGTTTGACGAAGACTAA
- the rapZ gene encoding RNase adapter RapZ, which translates to MVLMIVSGRSGSGKSVALRALEDMGFYCVDNLPVVLLPELAQTLAERKISAAVSIDVRNMPESPEIFEQAMGNLPDSFSPQLLFLDADRNTLIRRYSDTRRLHPLSSKNLSLESAIDQESDLLEPLRSRADLIIDTSEMSVHELAEMLRTRLLGKRERELTMVFESFGFKHGIPIDADYVFDVRFLPNPHWDPKLRPMTGLDKPVAAFLDRHTEVHNFIYQTRSYLELWLPMLETNNRSYLTVAIGCTGGKHRSVYIAEQLADYFRSRGKNVQSRHRTLEKRKT; encoded by the coding sequence ATGGTGCTGATGATTGTCAGCGGTCGCTCGGGTTCAGGGAAGTCTGTAGCGTTGCGGGCCCTGGAAGACATGGGGTTTTACTGCGTGGATAACCTGCCGGTGGTGCTACTGCCGGAACTGGCCCAGACGCTGGCCGAGCGTAAAATTTCTGCCGCGGTCAGTATCGACGTGCGCAATATGCCGGAGTCTCCTGAGATTTTTGAACAGGCGATGGGCAATCTGCCGGATTCGTTTTCACCGCAGCTGCTGTTTCTTGATGCTGACCGCAATACGCTGATTCGCCGTTACAGCGATACGCGCCGTCTGCATCCGCTTTCAAGCAAAAACCTGTCGCTGGAAAGCGCTATCGACCAGGAGAGCGATCTGCTGGAGCCGCTGCGTTCACGCGCCGACCTGATTATCGACACCTCCGAAATGTCGGTGCATGAGCTGGCGGAAATGCTGCGCACGCGCCTGCTTGGCAAGCGCGAACGCGAACTGACCATGGTGTTTGAATCGTTTGGCTTTAAGCACGGTATCCCTATTGATGCCGACTACGTGTTTGATGTGCGCTTTTTGCCAAACCCGCACTGGGATCCGAAGCTGCGCCCGATGACTGGCCTTGATAAGCCCGTTGCAGCCTTCCTAGACCGGCATACGGAAGTTCACAACTTTATCTACCAAACCCGCAGCTATCTTGAACTGTGGCTGCCAATGCTGGAAACCAACAACCGCAGTTATCTGACCGTGGCCATTGGTTGTACCGGTGGTAAGCATCGTTCTGTTTATATTGCTGAGCAGCTAGCCGATTACTTCCGCTCGCGCGGTAAGAACGTCCAGTCCCGCCACCGCACGCTGGAAAAGCGCAAAACATGA
- the ptsN gene encoding PTS IIA-like nitrogen regulatory protein PtsN, protein MMNNDSALQLSNVLNQECTRAGVHCQSKKRALEIVSEMAAKQLGLAPQVVFEAVLTRERMGSTGIGNGIAIPHGKLEEDTLRAVGVFIQLETPIAFDAIDNQPVDLLFALLVPADQTKTHLHTLSLVAKRLADKNICRRLRAAQTDEELWQVITENTNDSE, encoded by the coding sequence ATGATGAATAATGATTCGGCTCTGCAATTGAGCAATGTTCTTAACCAGGAATGTACCCGAGCTGGCGTCCACTGCCAGAGCAAAAAGCGCGCGCTGGAAATTGTCAGCGAAATGGCTGCAAAGCAGCTGGGGCTCGCCCCGCAGGTCGTTTTCGAAGCTGTCCTGACCCGTGAGCGCATGGGCAGTACCGGCATTGGTAACGGCATTGCTATCCCACATGGCAAACTGGAAGAAGATACGCTCAGAGCTGTCGGGGTGTTTATTCAGCTTGAAACCCCGATTGCCTTTGATGCTATCGATAACCAACCCGTCGATTTATTATTTGCACTACTGGTACCCGCAGATCAAACTAAAACGCATCTGCATACGCTGTCGCTGGTGGCGAAGCGCCTGGCCGATAAGAATATCTGCCGCCGCCTGCGGGCGGCCCAAACCGATGAAGAACTGTGGCAAGTCATCACAGAAAATACAAACGACAGTGAATAA
- the hpf gene encoding ribosome hibernation promoting factor, translated as MQLNVTGQNVEITDALREFLDKKFAKLEQYFERINQVYIVLKVEKVTHAADATLHVNGGELHASAEGQDMYAAIDGLIDKLARQLNKHKDKLKQH; from the coding sequence ATGCAGCTCAATGTTACTGGACAGAACGTCGAAATTACCGATGCCCTGCGCGAGTTCCTGGACAAAAAATTCGCCAAGCTGGAACAATATTTTGAACGGATCAATCAGGTCTATATTGTGTTGAAAGTGGAAAAGGTGACGCATGCTGCGGATGCCACGCTGCACGTCAACGGCGGAGAGCTGCATGCCAGTGCAGAAGGTCAGGATATGTATGCCGCCATCGACGGCCTGATCGACAAGCTGGCCCGTCAGCTAAACAAACATAAAGACAAATTAAAACAACACTGA
- the rpoN gene encoding RNA polymerase factor sigma-54, giving the protein MKQGLQLKLSQQLAMTPQLQQAIRLLQLSTLELQQELQQALESNPLLEQTDPHDEIDTQETPDREALDSSEALEQREMPDELPLDASWDEIYTAGTPSGSSTDYLDDELPIYQGETTQSLQDYLMWQVQLTPFSDTDRAIATSIVDAVDDTGYLTVPVDDILESIGNDDVTPEEVEAVLKRIQRFDPVGVAARDLRECLLIQLSQFSPQTPYLTQARLIIADHIDLLANHDFRSLMRLTRLKEDVLKEAVALIQSLDPRPGQSIQTGEPEYVIPDVLVRKHQGCWSVELNNDSIPRLKINQQYAAMGAGSRNDADSQFIRSNLQEAKWLIKSLESRNDTLLRVSRCIVEQQQDFFEHGEEQMKPMVLADIAQAVEMHESTISRVTTQKYLHSPRGIFELKYFFSSHVNTESGGEASSTAIRALVKKLIAAENPAKPLSDSKLTTLLSSQGIMVARRTVAKYRESLSIPPSNQRKQLV; this is encoded by the coding sequence ATGAAGCAAGGTTTGCAATTAAAGCTGAGCCAACAGCTTGCCATGACGCCGCAACTGCAACAGGCCATTCGTCTGTTGCAGCTGTCTACGCTGGAGCTTCAGCAGGAGCTACAGCAGGCGCTGGAAAGCAATCCGCTGCTCGAGCAGACCGACCCTCACGATGAAATCGACACCCAGGAAACGCCGGACCGAGAAGCTCTCGACAGCAGCGAAGCGCTGGAGCAGCGCGAAATGCCCGATGAGTTACCGCTCGATGCCAGCTGGGATGAAATCTACACTGCCGGAACGCCTTCCGGCAGCAGCACCGATTACCTCGACGATGAGCTACCCATTTACCAGGGCGAAACCACCCAGTCGCTTCAGGACTATCTGATGTGGCAGGTTCAGCTCACACCCTTCTCGGATACCGACAGGGCCATCGCCACCTCCATTGTCGATGCTGTTGACGACACCGGCTACCTGACGGTGCCGGTCGACGATATTCTCGAAAGTATCGGCAATGATGACGTCACGCCAGAAGAAGTCGAAGCGGTGCTTAAGCGCATCCAGCGCTTTGACCCGGTCGGCGTTGCCGCCCGCGACCTGCGCGAATGCCTGCTTATTCAGCTCTCCCAGTTCAGCCCGCAAACGCCATACCTGACACAGGCGCGCCTTATCATCGCCGATCATATCGATTTGCTGGCCAACCACGATTTTCGCTCGCTGATGCGCCTGACGCGCCTGAAAGAAGACGTGCTTAAAGAAGCCGTCGCGCTGATTCAGTCGCTCGACCCGCGTCCGGGCCAGTCGATTCAGACCGGCGAGCCGGAATATGTGATTCCCGACGTGCTGGTGCGTAAGCACCAGGGATGCTGGAGCGTTGAGCTTAATAACGACAGTATCCCGCGCCTTAAAATCAACCAGCAGTATGCCGCCATGGGCGCGGGTTCACGCAATGACGCCGACAGCCAGTTCATCCGCAGCAACCTGCAGGAAGCGAAGTGGCTGATAAAAAGCCTTGAGAGCCGCAACGACACGCTGCTGCGGGTGAGCCGCTGCATCGTTGAGCAGCAGCAGGATTTTTTTGAGCACGGCGAAGAACAGATGAAACCGATGGTACTGGCCGACATAGCCCAGGCCGTCGAGATGCACGAATCCACGATTTCACGCGTGACCACGCAAAAATATCTTCATAGCCCAAGGGGCATTTTTGAACTGAAGTATTTCTTTTCCAGCCATGTTAATACCGAAAGCGGTGGCGAAGCCTCCTCTACGGCGATTCGTGCGCTGGTGAAGAAACTGATAGCTGCGGAGAATCCCGCCAAGCCGCTAAGCGACAGCAAGCTCACCACCCTACTTTCCAGCCAGGGAATTATGGTGGCGCGCCGAACTGTTGCGAAGTACCGAGAGTCTTTATCGATTCCTCCGTCAAACCAGCGCAAGCAGCTGGTATGA
- the lptB gene encoding LPS export ABC transporter ATP-binding protein produces MATLIAKNLAKAYKGRRVVEDVSLTVKSGEIVGLLGPNGAGKTTTFYMVVGIVPRDAGNIIIDEEDISLLPLHARARRGIGYLPQEASIFRRLSVYDNLMAVLQIRDDLTEEQREDRAKELMEEFHIDHLRNSLGQSLSGGERRRVEIARALAANPKFILLDEPFAGVDPISVIDIKRIIEHLRDSGLGVLITDHNVRETLAVCERAYIVSQGHLIAHGSPDEILADEQVKRVYLGEEFRL; encoded by the coding sequence ATGGCAACTCTCATAGCAAAAAACCTCGCCAAGGCCTACAAAGGCCGCAGGGTGGTTGAAGATGTCAGCCTGACGGTGAAGTCGGGCGAGATTGTGGGGCTGCTTGGCCCAAACGGCGCGGGTAAAACCACCACGTTTTACATGGTTGTGGGCATCGTGCCGCGCGATGCGGGCAACATCATCATTGATGAAGAAGACATCAGCCTCCTGCCGCTGCACGCGCGTGCGCGCCGCGGTATCGGCTACCTGCCGCAGGAAGCCTCCATCTTTCGCCGCCTGAGTGTGTACGACAACCTGATGGCCGTGCTGCAAATCCGTGACGATTTGACCGAAGAGCAGCGAGAAGACCGCGCGAAAGAGCTCATGGAAGAGTTTCATATCGACCATCTGCGCAACAGTCTCGGACAGTCGCTGTCGGGCGGTGAACGCCGCCGCGTGGAAATTGCCCGTGCGCTGGCCGCCAACCCTAAATTCATTCTGCTCGACGAACCGTTTGCTGGTGTTGATCCCATTTCTGTTATCGATATCAAGCGTATTATCGAACACCTGCGCGACAGCGGGCTGGGCGTGCTGATAACCGACCATAACGTGCGTGAAACGCTCGCCGTGTGCGAACGCGCCTATATCGTGAGCCAGGGCCACCTTATTGCGCACGGCTCGCCAGACGAAATACTCGCGGACGAACAAGTTAAGCGCGTGTATCTTGGGGAAGAGTTCAGACTTTGA
- the lptA gene encoding lipopolysaccharide ABC transporter substrate-binding protein LptA gives MKFRINKHSLNFVMAGTLFAASLPALAVTGDTDKPIHIDSDQQSLDMDSNVATFTGNVVVTQGTIKINADKVVVTRPGGEQGKEVVEGFGKPATFYQMQDNGKPVKGHANKMRYELQNDYVVLTGDAWLEQLDSNIKGDKITYLVKEQKMQAFSEKGKRVTTVLVPSQLQNKNNSGQKK, from the coding sequence ATGAAATTCAGAATAAATAAACACAGCCTTAATTTCGTCATGGCCGGTACGCTTTTCGCGGCCTCGTTGCCTGCCCTCGCCGTCACCGGCGACACGGACAAGCCGATTCATATTGACTCTGACCAGCAGTCGCTGGATATGGACAGCAACGTTGCCACCTTTACCGGCAACGTGGTGGTCACGCAGGGCACCATTAAAATCAACGCCGATAAAGTGGTGGTCACCCGTCCAGGCGGCGAGCAGGGTAAAGAAGTGGTCGAAGGCTTCGGCAAACCGGCCACCTTCTACCAGATGCAGGACAACGGCAAGCCGGTCAAAGGCCATGCCAACAAAATGCGCTATGAACTGCAAAATGATTACGTGGTGCTAACCGGTGACGCGTGGCTGGAGCAGCTTGACAGCAACATCAAGGGCGACAAAATCACCTACCTGGTGAAAGAGCAGAAAATGCAGGCCTTCAGCGAGAAAGGCAAGCGTGTCACCACGGTTCTGGTGCCGTCTCAGCTCCAGAATAAAAACAACTCTGGCCAGAAGAAATAA
- the lptC gene encoding LPS export ABC transporter periplasmic protein LptC, which produces MSKTRRWVIILLALVALILIGINLVNNDDKAPVAQNTSEPTYKSEDSSTVVYNPSGALNYRLIAQHVEYFSESATSWFTKPVMTVYDADKIETWAVSADRAKLTEDRMLYLYGNVEVNALTAEAQLRKITTDNAQVNLVTQDVTSEDLVTLYGTTFNSQGLKMRGNLRKKTAELIEKVKTSYEIQNK; this is translated from the coding sequence ATGAGTAAAACAAGGCGCTGGGTAATCATCCTACTGGCACTGGTGGCGCTGATTCTTATCGGCATCAACCTGGTCAATAACGACGATAAAGCCCCGGTAGCGCAGAACACCAGCGAGCCCACGTACAAAAGCGAAGACTCCAGTACCGTGGTGTATAACCCGTCTGGCGCGCTTAACTACCGTCTTATCGCCCAGCACGTTGAATACTTTTCTGAATCTGCAACGTCATGGTTCACCAAACCGGTGATGACCGTGTACGACGCAGATAAAATCGAAACCTGGGCAGTCAGCGCCGACCGCGCAAAACTGACCGAAGATCGTATGCTTTATCTGTATGGCAACGTCGAGGTTAACGCCCTGACAGCCGAAGCACAGCTACGTAAAATTACAACGGACAACGCTCAGGTAAATCTTGTGACACAGGATGTCACCTCAGAAGATCTTGTCACGCTGTACGGAACCACATTTAATTCTCAAGGGTTGAAAATGCGTGGCAATTTACGCAAAAAAACGGCCGAGCTGATTGAAAAGGTTAAAACCTCCTATGAAATTCAGAATAAATAA
- the kdsC gene encoding 3-deoxy-manno-octulosonate-8-phosphatase KdsC encodes MSNPQAMLPTCYGPVSAHVMAKARDIRLLILDVDGVMSDGLIYMGNSGEELKAFNVRDGYGIRCALTSDIEVAIITGRKAKLLEDRCATLKITHLYQGQSDKLIAYRELLATLALEPHQVAYVGDDLIDWPVMAQIGLSVAVADAHPLLLTRADYVTRIGGGRGAVREVCDLLLLAQGKLDEAKGQSI; translated from the coding sequence ATGAGCAACCCGCAAGCGATGCTTCCGACCTGTTATGGCCCGGTGAGCGCGCATGTTATGGCGAAGGCGCGGGATATTCGCCTGCTGATCCTCGATGTGGACGGCGTAATGTCTGACGGCCTTATCTACATGGGCAACAGCGGAGAAGAACTGAAAGCGTTTAACGTGCGTGACGGTTACGGCATCCGCTGTGCGCTGACAAGCGATATCGAGGTCGCGATCATCACCGGTCGCAAGGCAAAACTGCTGGAAGACCGCTGTGCGACGCTCAAGATTACGCACCTGTATCAGGGCCAGTCCGACAAGCTCATCGCTTACCGCGAACTGCTCGCCACGCTCGCCCTTGAGCCGCACCAGGTCGCCTATGTGGGTGATGACCTGATTGACTGGCCAGTTATGGCACAAATCGGCTTGAGCGTGGCCGTTGCTGATGCGCATCCGCTGTTACTGACGCGCGCAGACTACGTCACCCGCATTGGCGGCGGGCGCGGCGCGGTACGTGAAGTGTGTGATTTACTGCTGCTGGCGCAGGGCAAGCTTGATGAGGCCAAAGGGCAATCTATATGA
- the kdsD gene encoding arabinose-5-phosphate isomerase KdsD: MSHIALPPDFDFQLAGKDVLNIEREGLAQLDQYINEDFSRACEMMFHCQGKVVVMGMGKSGHIGRKMAATFASTGTSAFFVHPGEASHGDLGMVTAKDIVIAISNSGESNEILALIPVLKRLQVPLICISSRPESTMGRAADIHLCVKVPQEACPLGLAPTTSTTATLVMGDALAVALLKARGFTAEDFALSHPGGALGRKLLLRVNDIMHTGDEIPRVGKDATLRDALLEITRKNLGMTVICDDDMKIAGIFTDGDLRRVFDMGVDLNHLRITDVMTAGGIRIRPGTLAVDALNLMQSRHITAVLVADGDQLHGVIHMHDLLRAGVV, translated from the coding sequence ATGTCGCACATTGCATTGCCGCCAGATTTTGACTTCCAACTGGCAGGAAAAGACGTGTTGAATATTGAGCGTGAAGGCTTAGCCCAGCTCGATCAATATATTAACGAGGATTTCTCACGTGCCTGTGAGATGATGTTTCATTGCCAGGGCAAAGTCGTGGTAATGGGCATGGGGAAATCCGGCCATATCGGGCGCAAAATGGCCGCCACGTTTGCCAGCACGGGCACGTCGGCGTTCTTTGTTCACCCTGGAGAAGCCAGCCACGGCGACCTGGGGATGGTCACGGCGAAGGATATCGTGATTGCCATTTCCAACTCCGGCGAATCCAATGAAATACTTGCGTTGATCCCGGTGCTTAAGCGCCTGCAGGTGCCGCTTATTTGCATCTCCAGCCGCCCGGAAAGCACCATGGGCCGCGCGGCGGATATTCACCTGTGCGTGAAAGTCCCGCAGGAAGCCTGCCCGCTGGGCCTGGCACCCACCACCAGCACGACAGCAACGCTGGTCATGGGTGATGCGCTGGCGGTGGCGCTGCTCAAAGCGCGCGGTTTTACCGCAGAAGATTTTGCGCTGTCGCATCCCGGTGGCGCACTGGGTCGCAAGCTGCTGCTGCGGGTTAACGACATTATGCACACCGGTGACGAAATTCCGCGCGTGGGTAAAGACGCGACGCTTCGCGACGCGCTGCTGGAAATCACCCGTAAAAACCTTGGCATGACGGTTATCTGTGATGATGACATGAAAATTGCCGGTATCTTTACCGACGGTGACCTGCGCCGCGTGTTCGATATGGGCGTTGACCTGAACCACTTACGCATCACGGATGTGATGACCGCAGGCGGTATCCGCATTCGCCCCGGCACACTCGCGGTGGATGCCCTGAACCTGATGCAGTCACGCCATATTACGGCCGTTCTCGTCGCCGATGGCGACCAGCTGCACGGTGTGATACATATGCATGATTTACTGCGCGCAGGCGTGGTCTGA
- a CDS encoding calcium/sodium antiporter produces the protein MLLATALLIIGLVMVAYGADRLVFAAAILCRGFGIPPLIIGMTIVSIGTSLPEIIVATAAGLNGQLDLAVGTAIGSNITNILLILGLAALLSPFVIHSDVLRRELPLMLIMSLLCGALLWDGSLGRMDGLLLLLTAVIYLLITVKIARLAERQGSDSLTREQLAELPGEGSQPVAFLWLAVALVIMPVATRMIIDNATVLANTFSVSELIPGLTIVAIGTSLPELATAIAGVRKGENDIAVGNLIGSNIFNIAIVLGLPALLSPGTFDPQAVTRDYGVMLAASAIFALLCWRRPQGIGRRAGALLICGFIAWLLVVFITASHSIG, from the coding sequence ATGCTTTTAGCAACGGCGCTGTTAATAATCGGTTTAGTAATGGTAGCTTACGGCGCAGACCGGCTCGTGTTCGCCGCTGCCATCCTGTGCCGCGGCTTTGGCATCCCACCGCTAATTATCGGTATGACCATCGTCAGCATCGGCACATCGCTGCCAGAAATTATCGTGGCTACCGCCGCCGGCCTGAATGGTCAGCTTGATTTGGCCGTGGGAACCGCCATTGGTTCCAATATCACCAATATTTTGCTGATTCTCGGCCTTGCCGCCTTACTGAGTCCTTTTGTCATTCATTCCGATGTCTTACGCCGCGAATTGCCGTTAATGTTGATCATGAGCCTGCTGTGTGGCGCCCTTCTGTGGGACGGCAGCCTGGGCCGCATGGACGGCCTACTGCTGCTGCTCACTGCCGTGATTTATTTGCTGATTACCGTTAAGATTGCGCGGCTTGCCGAACGCCAGGGCAGCGACTCGCTCACGCGTGAGCAGTTGGCCGAGCTACCGGGCGAAGGTAGCCAGCCGGTAGCCTTTCTCTGGCTGGCGGTCGCACTGGTGATAATGCCGGTCGCGACACGGATGATTATTGATAACGCCACCGTGCTGGCGAACACCTTTTCGGTGAGCGAGCTGATTCCAGGGCTGACGATTGTCGCCATCGGCACCAGCTTACCGGAACTGGCAACGGCGATTGCTGGCGTGCGTAAAGGCGAGAACGATATCGCTGTCGGCAATCTTATCGGCTCCAACATTTTTAATATCGCGATTGTGCTCGGTCTTCCGGCGCTGCTTTCTCCTGGTACCTTTGACCCGCAGGCGGTGACAAGGGACTACGGCGTGATGCTGGCAGCCAGCGCGATTTTCGCCCTGCTCTGCTGGCGACGCCCACAGGGCATCGGCCGACGCGCCGGGGCGTTGTTAATCTGTGGTTTTATCGCGTGGCTTCTGGTGGTGTTTATCACCGCCTCGCACTCCATAGGGTAA
- the mlaF gene encoding phospholipid ABC transporter ATP-binding protein MlaF encodes MSQTQTNLVEVRGVTFSRGERRIFDDISLSVPRGKITAIMGPSGIGKTTLLRLIGGQIQPDCGEILFDGENVPAMSRSRLFQVRKRMSMLFQSGALFTDLTVFENVAWPLREHTRLPEPLLHSTVMMKLEAVGLRGAAQLMPSELSGGMARRAALARAIALEPDLIMFDEPFVGQDPITMGVLVKLISELNSSLGVTCVVVSHDVPEVLSIADYAYIVADQHIVAQGSPHDLENNGDARVRQFLDGIADGPVPFRYPAGDYQHDLTGTGS; translated from the coding sequence ATGAGCCAGACGCAGACGAATCTGGTCGAAGTGCGGGGAGTGACCTTCTCCAGGGGAGAGCGACGTATCTTTGACGATATCTCGCTTTCAGTGCCGCGCGGCAAGATTACCGCGATAATGGGCCCGTCGGGCATTGGTAAAACGACACTGCTGCGCCTGATTGGCGGGCAAATTCAGCCAGACTGCGGCGAAATCCTGTTCGACGGCGAAAATGTGCCAGCCATGTCGCGCTCGCGTCTGTTTCAGGTGCGCAAGCGTATGAGCATGCTGTTTCAGTCTGGCGCGCTGTTTACGGATTTGACGGTATTTGAAAACGTGGCCTGGCCGCTGCGTGAACATACGCGCCTGCCAGAACCGCTGCTGCACAGCACGGTGATGATGAAGCTCGAAGCCGTGGGGCTGCGGGGCGCGGCACAGTTGATGCCCTCTGAACTTTCCGGCGGCATGGCGCGCCGTGCCGCACTGGCCCGCGCGATTGCGCTGGAGCCGGACCTCATTATGTTCGATGAGCCTTTTGTCGGTCAGGATCCGATAACGATGGGCGTGCTGGTGAAGCTGATTTCTGAGCTGAACAGTTCGCTCGGCGTGACCTGCGTTGTGGTATCGCACGACGTACCGGAAGTCCTGAGCATTGCCGATTACGCCTACATCGTTGCTGACCAGCACATTGTGGCGCAGGGCAGCCCGCATGACCTTGAGAACAATGGCGACGCGCGGGTGCGCCAGTTCCTTGACGGCATCGCAGACGGCCCGGTGCCATTTCGTTATCCGGCCGGGGACTATCAACACGATCTCACTGGAACAGGGAGTTAA
- the mlaE gene encoding lipid asymmetry maintenance ABC transporter permease subunit MlaE — translation MLFNALASLGHRGLRTCASFGRAGFMLFNAIIGRPEFRKHSPLLVKQLYNVGVLSMLIIIVSGLFIGMVLGLQGYLVLTTYSAETSLGMLVALSLLRELGPVVSALLFAGRAGSALTAEIGLMKATEQLSSMEMMAVDPLRRVISPRFWAGVISLPLLSLIFVAVGVWGGALVGVSWKGIDSGFFWSAMQSAVDWKMDLVNCVIKSVVFAITVTWIALFNGYDAVPTSAGISRATTRTVVHASLAVLGLDFVLTALMFGN, via the coding sequence ATGCTTTTCAACGCACTGGCGTCACTGGGGCACCGCGGGTTGCGAACCTGTGCATCCTTTGGCCGCGCCGGTTTCATGCTGTTTAATGCCATTATCGGGCGGCCTGAGTTTCGCAAGCACTCGCCGCTGTTGGTCAAACAGCTCTACAACGTCGGCGTTCTGTCGATGCTTATCATCATCGTTTCTGGCCTGTTTATTGGCATGGTGCTGGGGCTACAGGGTTATCTGGTGCTCACGACTTACAGCGCAGAAACCAGCCTCGGTATGCTGGTGGCGCTGTCGCTTCTGCGTGAGCTGGGACCGGTGGTATCCGCATTACTTTTTGCCGGGCGGGCGGGTTCAGCACTGACGGCAGAAATTGGCCTGATGAAGGCGACGGAGCAGCTCTCCAGCATGGAGATGATGGCGGTTGACCCGCTGCGCCGCGTGATTTCACCGCGCTTCTGGGCAGGCGTTATTTCACTGCCGCTGCTGTCGCTTATTTTTGTCGCCGTGGGAGTCTGGGGCGGCGCGCTGGTTGGCGTGAGCTGGAAAGGTATCGACAGCGGTTTCTTCTGGTCAGCGATGCAAAGCGCCGTCGACTGGAAAATGGATCTGGTGAACTGTGTGATTAAAAGCGTGGTCTTCGCCATCACGGTCACCTGGATTGCGCTGTTCAATGGTTATGACGCGGTACCGACTTCCGCGGGAATCAGCCGGGCCACCACGCGTACTGTGGTACATGCATCGCTGGCGGTGCTGGGACTGGATTTTGTACTGACTGCACTGATGTTCGGGAATTGA
- the mlaD gene encoding outer membrane lipid asymmetry maintenance protein MlaD, which produces MHTKKFEIWVGAFMLVALAAVVFLCLKVANVSAISNEPTYRLYATFDNIGGLKARSPVRVGGVTIGRVSDIELDPKTYLPRVTLEIEQKYNHIPDTSSLAIRTSGLLGEQYLALNMGFEDPELGTAILKDGDTLQDTKSAMVLEDLIGQFLYKSNTDDQNKNSHDANAHPVENNGAQVQPDATH; this is translated from the coding sequence ATGCATACGAAGAAATTTGAGATTTGGGTCGGGGCGTTCATGCTGGTTGCGCTGGCCGCGGTAGTTTTCCTTTGTCTGAAAGTGGCGAACGTAAGCGCCATCAGCAATGAACCTACGTACCGGTTATATGCCACGTTTGACAATATCGGTGGGCTGAAGGCGCGTTCCCCGGTGCGCGTGGGCGGCGTAACTATTGGCCGCGTCAGCGATATCGAGCTGGACCCGAAAACCTACCTGCCGCGTGTGACGCTGGAGATTGAGCAAAAATACAATCACATCCCGGACACCAGTTCACTGGCTATCCGTACTTCAGGTTTGTTGGGCGAGCAGTATCTGGCACTGAATATGGGCTTTGAAGACCCGGAGCTCGGAACCGCTATCCTTAAGGATGGAGATACCCTTCAGGACACGAAATCGGCGATGGTGCTGGAAGACCTGATTGGTCAGTTCCTCTATAAGAGCAATACTGACGACCAGAATAAGAATTCACACGATGCCAACGCGCATCCGGTAGAGAATAATGGGGCGCAGGTACAGCCCGACGCAACGCATTGA